One part of the Mya arenaria isolate MELC-2E11 chromosome 3, ASM2691426v1 genome encodes these proteins:
- the LOC128228748 gene encoding uncharacterized protein LOC128228748 yields the protein MLRMRNSQGDDGMFRWIRTEMKKELVMSQSSYAKIAGLQSEVGRVVITRVAGSELEYKRTLNMYRKDAACTVNNIRREQIKMRMKLARYVRKIKQTRLDHARMIKEQQRHDRERELLEELHLRLKFEAAAKTPEPREDVEITVNNVNEPDPSEDDPESDHDDSHLEFKGGPVFLQTGIDREQVEEIWHSKEKQEEATQKDSRLQQNSKSRKQSIAFAPMLPMIDEVEKEADETCEESEKQTITEVPDRFDLRVWDDTMSVSSYGGRIKRKNDVSFSDIIKLKYSGTKNLFDLVHKLAKKHGIPDVDDKVPDPRDNVVHRGSTNDSLRLQAAVLYPMKYGYNPTSDTEAVDRRLSVSKSPAMANVNEIDKASENSIDNVDSHQRAERLRRVSLDSKRSMFLSGKHSLSVEQEHSESLSQSESSRSGSPRKLRSRDMSMPELVDRVSRIKVEQADRLSGSQRIENELISSYNFLTPSYKPSSSRSSRSLPVVSRETERNGDRNVTWTQALGLLRGVHSLDDTG from the exons ATGCTTCGGATGCGGAATTCACAGGGTGACGATGGCATGTTTAGATGGATTAGGACCGAAATGAAGAAG GAACTGGTAATGTCACAGTCTTCCTATGCCAAGATCGCGGGCTTGCAGAGCGAGGTCGGGCGTGTGGTGATTACGCGCGTCGCCGGAAGTGAGCTTGAATACAAGCGCACGCTCAACATGTATCGGAAGGACGCCGCGTGCACCGTGAACAATATCCGGCGGGAACAAATCAAGATGCGGATGAAACTAGCACGGTATGTGCGCAAAATAAAGCAGACGAGACTGGATCATGCGAGGATGATAAAGGAGCAGCAGAGACACGACCGCGAGAGGGAGCTGCTCGAAGAACTCCACCTCAGACTAAAATTTGAAGCGGCGGCAAAAACACCTGAACCGAGAGAGGATGTGGAAATAACTgtaaataatgttaatgaaCCGGATCCTTCTGAAGATGATCCTGAGTCTGATCATGACGACTCACACTTGGAGTTTAAAGGTGGGCCTGTTTTCCTTCAAACCGGTATTGACCGCGAACAAGTTGAGGAAATTTGGCATTCTAAGGAAAAGCAAGAAGAGGCAACCCAGAAAGATTCAAGGCTACAGCAGAACTCTAAGTCTCGGAAACAAAGTATAGCTTTCGCACCGATGTTGCCAATGATAGATGAAGTAGAAAAGGAAGCAGACGAAACATGTGAAGAATCTGAAAAGCAGACAATAACTGAAGTTCCTGACAGGTTTGACCTTAGAGTCTGGGACGATACCATGTCTGTTTCTTCTTATGGAGGCAGGATAAAGCGTAAAAACGATGTTTCATTTTCAGacattatcaaattaaaatatagcGGAACCAAAAATCTATTTGACCTTGTTCACAAACTTGCCAAGAAGCACGGCATTCCCGACGTGGATGATAAGGTACCTGATCCTCGGGACAATGTGGTCCATCGCGGCTCCACCAACGATTCCCTGAGGCTACAGGCGGCGGTGCTCTACCCCATGAAGTATGGGTACAATCCAACTTCCGACACCGAGGCGGTAGATAGGCGACTGTCAGTCAGCAAGTCGCCCGCGATGGCAAATGTGAACGAAATAGACAAAGCGAGTGAAAATAGTATTGACAATGTTGATTCACATCAGAGAGCTGAGCGTTTGCGTAGAGTTTCGTTAGATAGTAAAAGGTCCATGTTTCTGTCTGGCAAACACTCCTTGTCCGTTGAACAGGAACACTCAGAATCGCTCTCCCAGTCAGAGTCATCGCGGTCCGGTAGTCCCCGGAAGCTTCGGTCTCGCGACATGAGCATGCCGGAACTGGTGGACCGAGTGTCCCGCATCAAGGTTGAGCAGGCTGACCGCCTGTCCGGAAGTCAGCGCATCGAGAACGAGCTGATATCTAGCTACAACTTTCTGACGCCCTCCTACAAGCCTTCCTCCTCCCGCTCTTCGCGCTCACTTCCGGTCGTCTCAAGGGAGACGGAGCGAAATGGCGACAGGAACGTCACGTGGACGCAGGCGCTCGGACTGCTGCGAGGCGTACACAGTTTGGATGATACCGGATAG
- the LOC128226286 gene encoding chitin synthase chs-2-like has translation MMPREQVSSSATFQAVFRFFKVICYMFFIIALVCSAAVSKLCVLLMTSGITKVTRLLPEHNWPAKTQLVISMCFPYGIWFLVYSAKSLFGSTAWPSLPLLTSALLVELLHTLGMCLLVFRVLPLLDMLRALILLASIYTIPAFLKTVFEGRDPNISLSRKCSMFMLNCGAFLIQIGSIVLCLMYQIPMTPDEKLAIRNKVLRDNIEVMVPRPMLREGYFGNYIVYELPLALILISLAYWENFVDDDMEICGRVLAFRSWKKHLHHTRGRLYIFVSVWKALWVVAFAILLQPGFNFNLHYTQYTISSNKTGTSNATLLNTTLIPVASNMSINTIETDTFSILEYPVYGDYGAGNAGGGSATINPLVKLTEPTVNIENDTKKSLNITRSLKDIFKLSKQTIRHFELYGIVYIQIISSSLTTYFGSTACKLCMQLMGFSLPLMLILPVSVAFIVLQCVYQFLPTGVFIWVGVETGSNTWILHLAWLGVVWLSEVYIVSHIWFPSNGRMERIDRLFVTPVRCGILPDQSLMLRRRRNDQDTSLLPDVDDESYDPDALQYKADDVVPQIYACATMWHETRAEMTNLLKSLFRMDIDHSGRYLAQKFYKIRDPDYYEFEAHLFFDDAMELSDDDNLVPNMFVGDLMECIDDSLSSVHERQMTLGPPTRTPTPYGGRLTWKLPGGTKLIAHLKDKHKIRHKKRWSQVMYMYYLLGYRILAQPENLLTKDMIDGYRSDGEFQRVKLTESQLRRRRKAAHFTRSVIFNYVTDDVHTQAENTYILTLDGDVDFHPDAVRLLIDSLKTNKKVGAACGRIHPIGSGPLCWYQQFEYAIGHWLQKASEHVFGCVMCAPGCFSLFRGSAMMDDNVARTYATRATEAGHYVQYDQGEDRWLSTLLLQQGYRIDYIAAADALTHAPETFSEFFNQRRRWGPSTLANIIDLLGSWKSTISINDNVSTLYILYQFCMMISTILGPATILLMLAGAFTVVFKTSVLGSYLMALAPAIGFIVICIFASTDTQMTIASIMSAFYAIIMTIVLVGTVGQAIEGGVTSPNVVFLLSCGKTFTEKDKVREIISKAMELQKLCNIENEPMPDYDDPLPDYGYSDEGETLDTTSLATADTWSINPPSYQANMPIGFYNDPHNRKQAIFNNRGNPSGAALRKAFEKRFRNEAQHYRSDPAMDEDRAVALYDIFEHDPANVV, from the exons GCGCTGCTGGTGGAGCTGCTGCACACGCTGGGTATGTGTCTGCTCGTTTTCCGTGTGCTTCCCCTCCTGGACATGCTGCGCGCTCTTATCCTACTGGCCTCAATCTACACTATCCCGGCATTCCTCAAGACCGTCTTCGAAGGTCGCGACCCCAACATCAGCCTTTCCCGGAAGTGCTCCATGTTCATGCTCAACTGCGGCGCTTTCCTCATACAGATCGGCAGCATCGTTCTGTGTCTAATGTATCAAATTCCAATGACTCCAGACGAGAAGCTGGCAATACGGAATAAGGTTCTACGGGATAATATCGAGGTCATGGTTCCACGCCCGATGCTGAGGGAAGGATACTTCGGTAATTATATCGTGTATGAACTGCCACTGGCACTGATTCTCATCTCATTGGCGTACTGGGAGAATTTCGTTGATGACGACATGGAGATATGCGGGCGCGTGCTTGCGTTTCGCTCGTGGAAAAAGCACTTGCACCACACACGGGGTCGCCTGTACATCTTTGTAAGCGTCTGGAAGGCTCTCTGGGTGGTGGCGTTCGCAATTCTCCTGCAACCCGGATTCAACTTTAACCTTCACTATACACAATACACCATATCCAGTAACAAAACTGGCACTAGCAATGCAACACTTTTGAATACTACTCTTATACCCGTAGCGTCAAACATGTCGATAAACACCATTGAGACAGACACGTTT AGCATATTAGAATACCCGGTGTACGGAGACTATGGTGCAGGCAACGCAGGCGGAGGATCTGCCACCATAAATCCACTCGTCAAACTCACCGAACCGACAGTTAACATTGAAAATGATACGAAGAAGTCACTAAACATAACCCGATCCCTAAAAGACATTTTTAAACTCTCCAAACAGACCATAAGACATTTTGAGCTGTACGGGATAGTGTACATACAGATCATATCCAGCTCGTTGACCACCTACTTCGGCAGCACGGCGTGTAAATTGTGCATGCAACTGATGGGTTTCTCCCTGCCGCTCATGCTCATACTTCCGGTATCCGTGGCGTTCATCGTGCTACAGTGCGTCTATCAGTTCTTGCCGACGGGTGTGTTTATCTGGGTGGGTGTGGAGACTGGCAGTAACACGTGGATCCTCCACCTCGCCTGGCTCGGCGTCGTCTGGCTTTCAGAAGTGTACATTGTCTCGCACATTTGGTTCCCCAGTAACGGTCGTATGGAAAGGATTGACAG ATTATTCGTCACCCCGGTTCGTTGTGGCATCCTGCCCGACCAGTCGTTGATGCTCCGTCGTCGGCGGAATGACCAGGACACGAGCCTACTACCCGACGTTGACGACGAAAGCTATGACCCGGATGCCCTCCAGTACAAGGCTGACGACGTCGTACCCCAGATCTACGCATGTGCGACCATGTGGCACGAGACGCGTGCCGAGATGACCAACCTACTAAAGTCTTTGTTCAG AATGGATATCGACCACAGCGGACGGTACCTGGCCCAAAAGTTCTACAAAATTAGGGATCCTGACTATTACGAATTCGAAG CGCATCTGTTTTTTGACGACGCGATGGAGCTGTCTGATGATGACAATCTGGTACCGAACATGTTCGTGGGTGACCTCATGGAGTGTATTGACGACTCACTCAG TTCGGTGCACGAGCGGCAGATGACGCTAGGACCTCCAACACGTACTCCAACCCCATACGGCGGCCGCCTCACCTGGAAACTTCCGGGAGGAACAAAACTGATCGCCCATCTTAAGGACAAGCATAAGATACGGCACAAGAAACGCTGGTCACAA GTGATGTACATGTACTACCTGTTGGGGTACCGGATCCTGGCTCAGCCCGAAAACCTGCTAACCAAGGACATGATCGACGGTTACCGCTCTGACGGGGAGTTCCAGCGCGTCAAGCTCACAGAGAGCCAACTGCGCAGGCGCAGGAAGGCCGCACACTTCACGCGCAGCGTCATCTTCAATTACGTCACGGACGACGTGCACACGCAG GCCGAGAACACGTACATTTTGACTCTGGACGGCGACGTGGACTTCCATCCGGATGCTGTCCGCCTCCTCATCGACAGCCTGAAGACCAACAAGAAGGTTGGGGCCGCCTGTGGTCGCATTCATCCCATCGGATCAG GTCCCCTGTGCTGGTACCAGCAGTTCGAATACGCTATCGGCCATTGGCTGCAGAAGGCATCGGAACATGTGTTTGGCTGCGTCATGTGCGCGCCTGGCTGCTTCTCCCTCTTCCGTGGTTCCGCCATGATGGACGACAACGTGGCACGAACGTATGCCACTCGCGCCACGGAGGCAGGTCACTACGTTCAGTACGATCAGG GCGAGGATCGATGGCTGAGCACACTTCTGCTGCAGCAGGGCTATCGTATCGACTATATCGCGGCCGCAGACGCTCTTACCCACGCCCCGGAAACATTTTCTGAGTTTTTCAACCAGCGACGTCGATGGGGTCCTTCCACCCTGGCGAACATCATAGATCTGCTGGGCAGCTGGAAGTCCACCATAAGCATTAACGACAACGTGAGCACGCTGTACATACTGTACCAGTTCTGTATGATGATCTCCACCATACTTGGACCCGCCACCATTCTCCTCATGTTGGCAGGTGCCTTCACTGTCGTGTTCAAGACAAGCGTACTGGGTTCTTATCTGATGGCCCTTGCTCCCGCTATAGGATTCATAGTGATCTGTATATTTGCGTCCACGGACACCCAGATGACGATAGCATCCATCATGAGCGCTTTTTACGCTATTATCATGACCATTGTGTTGGTTGGTACTGTTGGCCAGGCTATTGAAGGTGGTGTGACTAGTCCGAACGTCGTGTTCTTG CTCTCTTGTGGGAAAACATTCACGGAAAAAGACAAAGTTCGAGAAATAATTTCAAAGGCCATGGAGCTTCAGAAACTATGCAACATTGAGAACGAACCGATGCCTGATTACGACGACCCGCTGCCGGATTACGGGTATTCCGACGAAGGAGAAACTCTTGACACGACATCGCTGGCAACTGCGGACACGTGGTCTATAAATCCACCGTCTTACCAAGCTAATATGCCGATAGGGTTCTACAACGACCCGCATAATCGCAAACAGGCCATATTTAATAACCGGGGAAACCCTAGCGGCGCTGCACTGCGCAAGGCGTTCGAGAAGCGTTTCCGGAATGAGGCACAGCACTATCGGTCTGACCCGGCTATGGATGAAGATAGGGCCGTGGCACTATATGATATCTTTGAACACGACCCCGCAAACGTCGTCTAA